The following proteins are encoded in a genomic region of Paenibacillus sp. FSL H3-0469:
- a CDS encoding YnfA family protein, producing the protein MLLAVLLFVVAGLAEIGGGYLVWLWLRESRPLWYGLAGSVILIAYGIIPTLQKFPSFGRVYAAYGGVFVVLAVLWGWLVDRKTPDLYDWIGAGICVIGVSVILWAPRH; encoded by the coding sequence ATGCTGCTTGCCGTGCTGCTATTTGTCGTAGCTGGTCTCGCTGAGATCGGCGGCGGGTATCTCGTCTGGCTCTGGCTGCGGGAATCGCGCCCGTTATGGTATGGGTTGGCAGGCTCGGTTATCCTAATCGCCTATGGTATAATCCCGACCCTGCAGAAGTTCCCTTCGTTTGGCCGGGTATACGCCGCTTATGGCGGAGTATTCGTCGTGCTGGCTGTCCTGTGGGGCTGGCTGGTGGACCGCAAGACACCGGATCTCTACGATTGGATCGGAGCCGGCATCTGCGTCATCGGGGTATCTGTCATTTTATGGGCGCCAAGGCACTGA
- a CDS encoding PQQ-dependent sugar dehydrogenase, with protein sequence MTGSKIRLLSRAILLRVTLVLLMTLLSACSSAAQEDKLQGNGEEGRPPANAQPDEAPGASPGFPYTAETLASGLEVPWEMAFAPDGRIFITERTGSLRVIENGKLRDAPLLKLSDPLVSKGEGGLLGLALDADFEQNGRAYVYHTYRTEEGETANRVLQLQIGSSAAEISGVLLDHIPGDTNHNGGRIKIGPDGNLYITTGDRYEPELAQDNNSLGGKILRITPRGSIPEDNPWPGSPVYSMGHRNAQGLAWQPESGALYSSEHGQSSHDELNLIEAGANYGWPLIEGDETEASQPELVTPLVHSGKETWAPSGMTFITQGPWAGELLVASLAGQQLLRVSLPPAGGAPSMTSLFKDKYGRIRKVAEGPDGTLYLMTNNRDGRGDPQEQDDQLIALRPDWK encoded by the coding sequence ATGACTGGATCAAAAATTAGGTTGCTCTCTCGTGCAATTCTGCTACGTGTAACACTGGTCTTGCTGATGACTTTGCTGTCAGCCTGCAGCTCCGCTGCACAGGAGGATAAGCTGCAGGGCAATGGAGAAGAAGGCCGTCCGCCGGCTAACGCTCAGCCAGACGAAGCTCCGGGTGCCTCCCCGGGTTTCCCCTATACTGCAGAGACGCTGGCCAGCGGGCTGGAGGTTCCCTGGGAGATGGCATTTGCGCCGGACGGACGGATTTTCATTACAGAGCGCACCGGCAGCCTGCGTGTCATAGAGAACGGCAAGCTGCGCGATGCTCCGCTCCTGAAGCTCTCTGATCCTTTGGTCAGCAAGGGAGAAGGCGGGCTCTTGGGCCTTGCGCTTGATGCTGATTTTGAGCAGAACGGACGGGCTTATGTCTATCACACCTACCGCACCGAAGAGGGAGAAACGGCCAACCGGGTATTGCAGCTTCAGATTGGAAGCAGCGCAGCAGAGATCAGCGGGGTTCTGCTGGATCATATACCGGGGGACACCAATCATAACGGCGGGCGGATCAAGATCGGTCCGGACGGGAATTTGTACATCACCACAGGTGACCGCTATGAGCCGGAGCTGGCGCAGGACAATAATAGCCTGGGCGGCAAAATCCTGCGGATTACGCCCCGCGGCTCCATCCCCGAAGACAACCCGTGGCCCGGATCGCCGGTCTATAGCATGGGCCACCGCAATGCCCAGGGTCTGGCCTGGCAGCCGGAGAGCGGGGCGCTCTACAGCTCCGAGCATGGCCAGTCCAGTCACGATGAGCTGAATCTCATCGAGGCCGGAGCCAATTATGGCTGGCCGCTGATCGAAGGCGATGAGACTGAAGCCAGCCAGCCTGAACTTGTGACTCCGCTGGTTCACAGCGGGAAGGAGACCTGGGCTCCGTCAGGAATGACCTTCATTACGCAGGGACCTTGGGCCGGTGAGCTGCTGGTTGCCAGTCTGGCGGGACAGCAGCTTCTAAGGGTCTCGCTGCCGCCTGCGGGCGGAGCGCCTTCAATGACCAGCCTGTTCAAGGACAAGTACGGGCGAATCCGCAAAGTGGCGGAAGGGCCGGATGGCACACTGTACCTGATGACCAACAACCGCGACGGCAGAGGCGACCCGCAGGAGCAGGATGATCAGCTGATTGCGCTGCGTCCGGACTGGAAGTGA
- a CDS encoding methyl-accepting chemotaxis protein, with amino-acid sequence MFGFKKSISRKFTLLLFVVLLLTSLTLSISFYLISIGTINSYVIPQIDKSLSAAAQDAYKNLNATSAQQTLNKNEQARTNVEFYLEDKRKKLDVDTIFLINLKDGQATVLTADHGAKLKPDEVIEVSPAMEQASKGKNGLSEMYSDSHGIHKSAYVGVPGTTMIVAASADMDFVKDKMSSILWTSAGITLLALLVGVTAAGFMSRRITRPITKLAAYSNKLASGDFTEALTLGGTDEVGQLSESFRIMSERLKEMIGHVLDTSGTVVADSNDLKTRVQILNEMAEHSAASVEEIGKGSTMIASSAMDNSRAMDEINMGIQHIASAAGEVTEQISEASTEAQSGNDIAQSAVEQMRQVEQASVQSLEQFRLMNERSLMIGEVVQGITEITKQIQMLSLNASIEAARAGEHGRGFAVVAGEVRKLSEQSKESNEQIREFLLSLQQDMNQSVSEMNHVNAEVASGMNKVTEAGNAFNHLLILIQSINHSIQSVSAATQQISAGTEEVSASVEETAQITAKSQQNADTLADNSARQHEELEGHAQTVEHLYQQAVKLQKAAQQFKI; translated from the coding sequence ATGTTTGGCTTCAAAAAATCAATTAGCCGCAAGTTTACGCTGTTGCTGTTCGTCGTTCTGCTACTCACTTCTCTTACGTTGAGTATCAGCTTCTACCTTATATCTATCGGGACCATTAACAGCTATGTCATTCCGCAGATCGACAAGTCTCTGAGTGCCGCCGCCCAGGATGCCTATAAGAACCTGAATGCAACCAGTGCGCAGCAGACCCTGAACAAAAATGAGCAGGCCAGGACCAATGTCGAATTCTACCTGGAGGATAAGCGTAAAAAGCTGGATGTGGATACTATCTTCCTCATCAATCTGAAGGATGGCCAGGCCACTGTCCTGACCGCAGATCATGGTGCCAAGCTCAAACCGGATGAAGTAATAGAAGTATCTCCTGCCATGGAGCAAGCCTCCAAAGGAAAAAATGGACTTAGTGAGATGTATAGTGATAGCCATGGTATACATAAAAGTGCCTATGTCGGCGTTCCCGGAACGACCATGATTGTAGCTGCAAGCGCAGATATGGACTTCGTCAAAGACAAGATGAGCAGCATCCTGTGGACAAGCGCAGGAATTACCCTGCTGGCACTGCTGGTAGGGGTCACTGCCGCAGGCTTCATGAGCCGCAGAATTACCCGCCCGATCACTAAGCTTGCTGCCTACAGCAACAAGCTGGCAAGCGGCGACTTCACCGAAGCGCTGACCCTGGGGGGTACGGATGAAGTCGGACAGCTCTCCGAGAGCTTCCGCATCATGAGTGAACGTCTGAAGGAGATGATCGGACATGTGCTGGATACCTCCGGGACCGTAGTGGCTGATTCCAATGATCTGAAGACGCGTGTCCAGATCCTTAATGAGATGGCTGAACATTCAGCGGCCTCTGTGGAGGAGATCGGCAAGGGCAGCACCATGATTGCCAGCAGCGCGATGGATAATTCCCGCGCGATGGATGAGATCAATATGGGCATCCAGCATATTGCCTCCGCCGCCGGTGAGGTCACCGAGCAGATCAGCGAGGCTTCCACCGAAGCCCAGAGCGGCAACGATATTGCCCAGAGTGCAGTGGAGCAGATGCGCCAGGTAGAGCAGGCCTCCGTACAATCGCTGGAGCAGTTCCGCCTGATGAACGAACGCTCGCTGATGATTGGTGAGGTCGTGCAAGGGATTACCGAGATTACCAAGCAGATTCAGATGCTGTCGCTGAATGCTTCCATTGAAGCCGCACGTGCCGGGGAACATGGCCGCGGATTCGCTGTCGTTGCCGGGGAAGTGCGCAAGCTCTCCGAGCAGTCCAAGGAATCCAATGAACAGATCCGCGAATTCCTGCTGAGTCTGCAGCAGGATATGAACCAGTCCGTATCCGAAATGAACCATGTCAACGCTGAGGTGGCTTCCGGGATGAATAAGGTGACCGAAGCCGGCAATGCCTTCAACCACCTGCTGATCCTCATTCAGAGCATCAATCACAGCATCCAGTCCGTCTCTGCCGCCACTCAGCAGATCTCGGCAGGCACCGAGGAAGTCAGTGCCTCTGTAGAAGAAACGGCGCAGATTACCGCCAAATCGCAGCAGAACGCAGACACACTTGCCGACAACTCGGCCCGCCAGCATGAGGAGCTGGAGGGCCACGCCCAGACTGTGGAGCATCTGTACCAGCAGGCCGTGAAGCTGCAGAAGGCTGCTCAGCAGTTTAAGATTTGA
- a CDS encoding aminotransferase class I/II-fold pyridoxal phosphate-dependent enzyme → MRRNKVDLPENRSSSPVHSQLINPRLQEIPPSGIRAFFDLAAGNNDIISLGVGEPDFATPEQVRAACIRALDRGETGYTSNSGLPELREEISGYLEAGFGLRYDPADEILVTVGSSEALDLALRAFMAPGDEILIPSPGYVAYAPIAHLNGGTLAPVETTAEEGFKLTAAALRRAITSRSKLLMVNFPSNPTGAVMTYEDWLPVAEVVKEHGLIVISDEIYAELTYDSKHVSIASLPGMQERTVVISGFSKAFAMTGWRVGYACGNRELLSAMLKIHQYTAMCAPLPGQIAAVEALRSALPDMERMKACFKERRSLIVEGLRAAGLSCHMPQGAFYAFASISRTGLGSEEFAMRLLQEAGVAVVPGHVFGTGGEGYIRCSYAASTAKLTEALERLEGFMRVKNLIVS, encoded by the coding sequence ATGAGAAGGAATAAGGTTGACTTGCCTGAAAATAGAAGTAGCAGCCCTGTTCACAGCCAACTCATCAATCCGCGTTTACAGGAGATTCCGCCTTCGGGAATCCGGGCCTTTTTTGATCTGGCTGCGGGTAACAACGATATTATCTCGCTGGGAGTAGGCGAGCCGGACTTCGCAACACCCGAGCAGGTAAGAGCTGCTTGCATCCGTGCGCTCGACCGCGGGGAGACCGGGTACACCTCTAACAGCGGACTGCCGGAGCTGCGGGAAGAAATTTCCGGCTATTTGGAGGCGGGCTTCGGATTGCGTTATGATCCTGCGGATGAAATTCTGGTTACGGTGGGGAGCAGTGAAGCGTTGGATCTGGCACTGCGGGCTTTCATGGCTCCCGGGGATGAGATTCTGATTCCTTCTCCGGGTTATGTCGCCTACGCGCCTATTGCCCATCTGAACGGCGGGACACTGGCACCGGTGGAGACAACGGCGGAGGAAGGCTTCAAGCTTACAGCAGCAGCCTTGCGTCGAGCGATTACTTCACGTTCCAAGCTGCTGATGGTGAATTTTCCAAGCAATCCTACGGGAGCGGTTATGACTTACGAGGACTGGCTGCCGGTTGCTGAAGTGGTGAAGGAGCATGGCTTGATCGTTATTTCCGATGAGATCTATGCCGAGCTGACTTACGACAGCAAGCATGTGAGCATCGCTTCCCTGCCCGGGATGCAGGAGCGGACGGTGGTGATCAGCGGGTTCTCGAAGGCTTTTGCCATGACGGGCTGGCGGGTAGGCTATGCCTGCGGGAACCGCGAGCTGCTCTCGGCCATGCTGAAGATTCATCAATACACTGCCATGTGCGCACCGCTGCCGGGGCAGATTGCTGCGGTCGAAGCGCTGCGCAGTGCGCTCCCGGATATGGAGCGGATGAAAGCATGCTTCAAAGAACGCCGCTCGCTGATCGTGGAGGGCCTGCGGGCCGCCGGATTGTCCTGCCATATGCCGCAGGGGGCCTTCTATGCTTTCGCTTCGATCAGCCGCACCGGGCTCGGGTCAGAAGAGTTCGCCATGCGCCTGCTGCAGGAGGCAGGGGTTGCCGTGGTGCCGGGTCATGTGTTCGGAACTGGAGGGGAAGGATACATCCGCTGCTCCTACGCCGCTTCTACGGCGAAACTGACCGAAGCGCTGGAACGGCTGGAAGGCTTCATGAGAGTTAAAAATCTAATTGTAAGTTGA
- the cobU gene encoding bifunctional adenosylcobinamide kinase/adenosylcobinamide-phosphate guanylyltransferase gives MSILVTGGARSGKSGFAERLTRKLADSQRAVYVATGQAFDAEMEARIALHRQQRQADGFQWETLEEPLKLAALLEQLSGSGQTVLVDCLTLWLSNQLLAVEEKSGRKELVEAAIAELEQTVSGFEGTLILVTNEVGDGIVPEYALGRLYRDLAGRMNARLASRCGQVFLVTAGIPIELRSREYLL, from the coding sequence ATGAGCATTCTGGTCACGGGCGGGGCACGCAGCGGTAAAAGCGGCTTCGCCGAGCGTCTGACTCGCAAGCTGGCTGACTCGCAGCGGGCGGTCTATGTGGCAACCGGACAGGCTTTTGATGCGGAGATGGAGGCGCGGATTGCATTGCACCGGCAACAGCGGCAGGCGGACGGCTTCCAGTGGGAGACGTTGGAGGAGCCGCTTAAGCTCGCAGCGCTGCTGGAGCAGCTCTCCGGCAGCGGCCAGACTGTGCTGGTGGACTGCCTGACGCTCTGGCTGTCGAATCAGCTGCTGGCTGTGGAGGAGAAGAGCGGCAGGAAGGAATTGGTAGAGGCTGCAATTGCGGAACTGGAGCAAACCGTCTCGGGCTTCGAGGGCACGCTGATTCTGGTTACGAATGAAGTGGGCGACGGCATTGTGCCGGAATATGCGCTGGGGCGGCTGTACCGTGATCTGGCCGGAAGAATGAACGCCAGGCTGGCTTCCCGGTGCGGGCAGGTCTTTCTCGTGACTGCCGGAATCCCGATTGAGCTGAGAAGCCGGGAGTATCTCCTGTGA
- a CDS encoding cobyric acid synthase produces the protein MIQGTASDVGKSLVTAAIGRIMTRDGYRTAPFKSQNMALNSYVTADGKEIGRAQGMQAEAFGITATSDMNPILLKPSGEMSAQIVVHGVPHAALSAREYREKFLPEAKDTVMDALGRLREAYDIVLMEGAGSPAEINLKSRDIVNMNLAGWADSPVLLVADIDRGGVFAFIVGTLELLEPHERARVKGFIINKFRGDVSLLQPGLDWLEERTGIPVLGVLPFLPQLRIEAEDSVVLEGTSGRQREESAKELDIAVIRYPRISNFTDFDPLEEEPDAAVRYVQSADELGTPDVIILPGTKNTAADLQYLREQGFPAAIERALERGTRQLAGICGGYQMLGLKLLDPHAVESAEPGESEGLGYLPLSTAFLQHKTTVRVSGRLAADHPLCLGDAATGVTPEALPVAGYEIHMGTTTNHDPSSVLSLFTLGGPEGQAVQEGWGTRDGRVWGSYLHGLFHNDALRRSWLNGLRISKGLAPLTATFSAAALREQEFDRLADAVESHLNMAAVYAIMGLPGGGE, from the coding sequence ATGATCCAGGGGACGGCCTCCGATGTCGGCAAGAGCCTGGTCACCGCCGCCATCGGGCGGATTATGACCCGGGACGGCTACCGGACCGCACCGTTCAAGTCGCAGAATATGGCGCTGAATTCCTATGTCACAGCGGACGGCAAGGAAATCGGCCGTGCCCAGGGGATGCAGGCGGAAGCCTTTGGCATTACGGCTACCAGCGATATGAATCCGATTCTGCTGAAGCCTTCCGGTGAGATGAGTGCGCAGATTGTCGTGCACGGGGTGCCGCATGCCGCGCTCAGCGCGAGGGAATACCGCGAGAAGTTCCTTCCCGAAGCTAAGGACACTGTAATGGATGCGCTCGGACGGCTGCGGGAGGCCTATGATATCGTGCTGATGGAAGGCGCGGGCAGTCCGGCAGAGATCAATCTCAAGAGCCGGGATATCGTCAATATGAATCTGGCCGGATGGGCGGATTCGCCTGTGCTGCTGGTCGCCGACATTGACCGGGGCGGGGTCTTCGCCTTCATTGTCGGTACACTGGAGCTGCTGGAGCCGCATGAACGCGCCCGGGTTAAGGGCTTCATCATCAATAAATTCCGCGGGGATGTCTCCCTGCTGCAGCCCGGACTGGACTGGCTGGAGGAGCGCACAGGCATCCCGGTACTCGGGGTGCTGCCGTTCCTGCCGCAGCTGCGGATTGAGGCGGAGGATTCCGTAGTACTGGAAGGAACGTCCGGCCGCCAGCGGGAGGAGTCCGCGAAGGAGCTAGATATCGCGGTCATCCGCTATCCGCGGATCTCCAACTTCACCGACTTCGATCCGCTGGAGGAGGAGCCGGATGCTGCCGTACGTTATGTGCAGTCGGCAGATGAGCTTGGAACACCGGATGTCATTATCCTGCCGGGCACCAAGAACACCGCTGCTGACCTGCAATATCTGCGCGAGCAGGGGTTCCCGGCTGCAATCGAGCGTGCGCTGGAGCGGGGAACACGGCAGCTTGCCGGAATCTGCGGCGGGTATCAGATGCTGGGCTTGAAGCTGCTTGATCCCCATGCCGTAGAGAGTGCGGAGCCGGGGGAGAGCGAGGGGCTGGGCTATCTGCCGCTCTCCACAGCTTTTCTCCAGCACAAGACTACGGTGCGGGTGAGCGGCAGGCTGGCTGCGGATCACCCTCTCTGCTTAGGCGACGCAGCCACGGGCGTAACACCGGAAGCATTGCCTGTTGCCGGTTATGAGATACATATGGGAACAACCACGAACCACGATCCGTCTTCGGTTCTTAGTCTGTTTACACTGGGCGGACCGGAAGGGCAGGCAGTGCAAGAGGGCTGGGGGACACGGGACGGCAGAGTTTGGGGCAGTTATCTGCATGGGCTGTTCCATAATGATGCTCTGCGCCGGAGCTGGCTGAACGGACTGCGCATTTCCAAGGGATTGGCACCACTGACCGCTACTTTCTCGGCTGCTGCACTCCGTGAGCAGGAATTCGACCGGCTGGCAGATGCCGTAGAGTCCCATTTGAATATGGCTGCCGTATATGCAATTATGGGTCTGCCGGGAGGGGGAGAATAG
- a CDS encoding Xaa-Pro peptidase family protein, translated as MNAALQQLEQDMTAASLDALLVTDPKHVYYLTGFASNPHERFLGLLLIRGEEPVLIVPALDAEAAHAASSVKTILTHNDTDNPYALLKSRFGSVNPGSIGIEKEHFSVSRYELLAEAVAAGSYQDIGHLLRAMRAVKTPEEVRIMKHAAELVEEVLRQGLAHVKAGVSEIELVAELEYLMKKVGASGPSFDTMVLSGPNTALPHGVPGERLIQPGDLLMFDLGVYAGGYASDITRTFAVGETDSRLRDIYSAVLAANEAGIAAAVAGASFGSVDKAARDVIEAAGYGEYFMHRVGHGLGMDTHESPSLHGLNTDIIQNGNVFTVEPGIYVPGLGGVRIEDDVLVTAEGPQTLTSFPKEWTVLNL; from the coding sequence ATGAATGCAGCTCTGCAACAACTGGAGCAGGACATGACAGCCGCAAGCCTGGATGCCCTGCTCGTAACCGATCCTAAGCATGTGTACTATTTGACGGGCTTTGCCAGCAACCCGCATGAACGTTTTCTCGGCCTGCTGCTGATCCGGGGCGAAGAACCGGTGCTGATCGTTCCGGCGCTGGATGCCGAAGCCGCGCATGCCGCCTCCTCGGTGAAGACGATTCTGACACACAACGACACGGACAACCCTTACGCTCTGCTGAAGTCACGCTTCGGCAGTGTTAATCCGGGCAGTATCGGCATTGAGAAGGAACACTTCTCCGTCAGCCGGTATGAGCTCCTCGCAGAAGCGGTCGCCGCCGGTTCCTACCAGGATATCGGCCATTTGCTCCGGGCGATGCGCGCGGTCAAGACCCCGGAGGAAGTACGTATCATGAAGCATGCCGCCGAGCTGGTGGAGGAGGTTCTCCGCCAAGGCCTGGCACATGTCAAAGCCGGAGTCAGCGAGATTGAACTGGTAGCGGAGCTGGAGTATCTGATGAAAAAAGTCGGCGCCTCCGGCCCCTCCTTCGATACGATGGTGCTGTCCGGCCCGAATACGGCCCTTCCGCACGGTGTACCAGGCGAACGCCTGATTCAGCCGGGCGACCTGCTAATGTTCGACCTCGGTGTGTATGCCGGAGGCTACGCTTCCGATATCACCCGCACCTTCGCGGTGGGAGAAACGGACAGCAGACTGCGTGATATATATAGTGCTGTGCTTGCCGCCAATGAAGCAGGCATTGCCGCCGCCGTAGCCGGAGCGTCCTTCGGTTCTGTCGACAAGGCCGCACGTGATGTGATTGAAGCCGCAGGTTACGGGGAGTACTTCATGCACCGTGTCGGACACGGACTGGGCATGGACACCCATGAGTCCCCTTCGCTGCACGGGCTGAATACGGATATTATCCAGAACGGCAACGTCTTCACCGTAGAGCCGGGAATTTATGTGCCGGGTCTCGGCGGTGTGCGCATTGAAGATGATGTGCTGGTCACCGCCGAAGGTCCGCAGACGCTGACCAGCTTTCCCAAAGAATGGACAGTGCTTAACCTGTAA
- the cobT gene encoding nicotinate-nucleotide--dimethylbenzimidazole phosphoribosyltransferase, whose protein sequence is MISAIQDVTGRIAPPDEKATLRAVLRLNSLTKPPGSLGRLEALAVRLAGISKVEQPCYSKRTVVVMAADHGVCCEGVSAFPQEVTMQMAYNFLSGGAAVNVLARQGGAEVQFVDIGINGDIDHPQLINRKVRRGTDNMAAGPAMSREDALRAILAGVHVAQEAVKNGTEIFITGEMGIGNTTASAAVLCALEGIPAETAAGRGTGINDERLQHKISVIERALQVNNPDPADPVDVLAKVGGLEIAGLAGLILGAAALRIPVILDGFISGAAALIARALAPESTAYMIASHVSGEQGHKLMLDRLGLEALIDMGLRLGEGTGGALCLHFIEAVCRIMREMATFESAGVSGSESV, encoded by the coding sequence ATGATCTCAGCCATTCAAGACGTAACCGGACGGATTGCTCCGCCTGACGAAAAAGCTACACTCCGCGCGGTGCTCCGCCTGAACAGTCTGACCAAGCCGCCCGGAAGCCTCGGGCGGCTGGAGGCGCTGGCTGTACGGCTGGCCGGAATCTCCAAAGTAGAGCAGCCCTGCTACAGCAAACGAACGGTAGTGGTTATGGCCGCAGACCATGGGGTCTGCTGTGAAGGGGTCAGTGCTTTTCCGCAGGAGGTGACCATGCAGATGGCCTATAACTTCCTAAGTGGCGGGGCAGCTGTGAATGTTTTGGCCCGTCAAGGCGGTGCTGAGGTACAATTCGTGGATATCGGGATCAACGGCGACATCGACCACCCGCAGCTGATTAACCGCAAGGTCCGCCGGGGCACAGACAATATGGCAGCAGGTCCGGCGATGAGCCGGGAGGATGCGCTGCGCGCGATTCTGGCCGGAGTTCATGTGGCGCAGGAGGCGGTGAAGAACGGCACGGAGATTTTTATTACCGGGGAGATGGGCATCGGGAATACGACAGCCAGTGCGGCGGTCTTGTGTGCACTTGAAGGTATTCCGGCAGAGACGGCGGCAGGACGCGGGACAGGCATTAACGATGAGCGGCTCCAGCACAAAATCTCGGTAATTGAACGTGCCCTCCAGGTAAATAACCCCGACCCCGCTGATCCGGTTGATGTGCTCGCCAAGGTCGGGGGGCTTGAGATTGCCGGGCTGGCCGGGCTGATTCTCGGAGCGGCAGCCCTGCGGATTCCGGTCATTCTGGACGGCTTCATCTCGGGGGCGGCAGCCCTGATTGCCCGGGCACTGGCGCCGGAATCTACAGCTTATATGATCGCTTCCCATGTCTCTGGTGAGCAGGGGCATAAGCTGATGCTGGACCGCCTCGGTCTGGAAGCGCTGATTGATATGGGCCTGCGGCTGGGCGAAGGCACCGGGGGGGCGCTATGTCTTCATTTCATCGAAGCGGTCTGCCGGATTATGCGTGAGATGGCGACCTTCGAGAGTGCGGGCGTCTCCGGCTCGGAGAGCGTATGA
- the cobS gene encoding adenosylcobinamide-GDP ribazoletransferase: MSARGNAAAAFQFLTRFPVRTKGDFSPELLRASVAYYPLVGAAIGLSTALCAAAAGWLLPAWPAAVVTLILWVGLTGGLHLDGWMDSADALLSYRSRERMLEIMKDSRVGAMGVLACVLLLLLKASLLAAWLEGGSFSLLPLLLLPPVWGRWYMVRAMARYPLARGNEGLAATFGGLPTRQERRAGLSAALLTLAAAAAPLALGAGSGAWPLLAAAAILAPLAAAACGRLAARRINSRLGGLTGDVYGALGELLETVVLLVLVLAQHNLP; this comes from the coding sequence GTGAGTGCGCGGGGAAATGCCGCGGCTGCGTTTCAGTTCCTGACGCGGTTTCCGGTCCGCACCAAGGGAGACTTCTCGCCGGAGCTGCTGCGCGCGAGCGTGGCCTATTATCCGCTCGTCGGGGCAGCCATCGGCCTTAGCACCGCACTCTGCGCCGCCGCAGCAGGCTGGCTGCTGCCCGCCTGGCCTGCCGCTGTCGTCACCCTCATCCTGTGGGTAGGGCTGACGGGCGGTCTTCACCTGGACGGCTGGATGGACAGCGCCGATGCGCTGCTCAGCTATCGCTCCAGGGAGCGGATGCTGGAGATCATGAAGGACAGCCGTGTTGGCGCTATGGGCGTGCTGGCCTGCGTGCTGCTCCTGCTGCTAAAGGCCTCGCTGCTGGCGGCATGGCTCGAAGGCGGCAGCTTCAGCCTGCTGCCGCTGCTCCTGCTGCCGCCGGTCTGGGGCCGCTGGTACATGGTGCGGGCGATGGCCCGCTATCCCCTGGCCCGCGGCAATGAAGGGCTGGCCGCCACCTTCGGCGGGCTGCCTACCCGGCAGGAGCGGCGCGCGGGTCTTAGCGCCGCACTGCTGACGCTGGCCGCTGCCGCCGCGCCTCTGGCGCTGGGCGCGGGCAGCGGGGCCTGGCCGCTGCTGGCGGCTGCGGCCATCCTGGCTCCGCTGGCTGCGGCGGCCTGCGGCAGGCTCGCGGCGCGGCGGATCAACAGCCGGCTCGGCGGGCTCACCGGCGACGTCTACGGCGCGCTGGGCGAGCTGCTGGAGACGGTGGTCCTGCTTGTGCTGGTACTGGCTCAGCACAACCTGCCTTAG
- a CDS encoding queuosine precursor transporter, with product MFNLLWGVCFVVVNFVFFLLCYRLFGKKGLYAWVGMATVVANIQVAKTIAMPFDIVMTLGNTMYVTLYMTSDLLNERYGRAEARSAVWFGFFTLLMTTVIMQMVLVFKPQETDIAQSALQTIFGLMPRLALGSLTAYFISQFLDVRLYAWIRKYYGSSKQLWIRSNGSTMISSFVDTLIFCTIAFAGTYDMKVWTEILLTTYLSKFILTAAGTPVLYLGRSFKFAEDEQKPVIRE from the coding sequence ATGTTTAACTTGTTGTGGGGCGTTTGTTTCGTTGTCGTTAATTTTGTGTTTTTTCTGCTGTGCTACCGCTTATTCGGTAAAAAAGGGCTCTACGCCTGGGTCGGCATGGCGACCGTAGTCGCTAATATCCAGGTGGCCAAGACCATTGCAATGCCGTTCGATATCGTGATGACGCTGGGTAATACGATGTATGTCACGCTCTATATGACCAGTGACCTGCTCAATGAGCGGTACGGGCGGGCTGAAGCGCGGAGTGCTGTGTGGTTCGGCTTCTTCACGCTGCTGATGACGACCGTCATTATGCAGATGGTGCTGGTGTTCAAGCCGCAGGAGACGGACATTGCCCAATCCGCGCTGCAGACGATATTCGGCCTGATGCCGAGACTGGCGCTGGGCAGTCTGACCGCTTATTTTATCAGCCAGTTCCTGGATGTACGGCTCTACGCCTGGATCCGGAAGTATTACGGCAGCTCTAAGCAGCTATGGATCCGCTCGAATGGCAGCACGATGATCAGCTCCTTTGTCGATACGCTGATCTTCTGTACGATTGCTTTTGCCGGAACCTATGACATGAAGGTGTGGACCGAGATTCTGCTGACCACCTACCTGTCCAAGTTCATCCTCACGGCCGCCGGCACACCGGTGCTGTATCTGGGCCGTTCCTTCAAATTCGCCGAAGATGAGCAGAAGCCTGTTATCCGGGAGTAA